Proteins found in one Arthrobacter pascens genomic segment:
- a CDS encoding tyrosine-type recombinase/integrase, giving the protein MIWLKGYENNRPSTVRQAKTHLVRINAAFGSRALKSVRPSEVKAWTAKLSDEGLADSTIYALHSRMGQLFSDAVHDGLLPKSPLSRRTAPKAGEQRPYVATTKQVWALHDAMPDGLQPAVLLAAFAGLRVAEAVALRVSDVDFMRGIVAPAIQYPGVELKTKESRTPIPIPQNLCLELSVNHTRWGSETLVTNAWGRSISPHRLEHYFREARATVKDLPEGFRFHDLRHYFASLLIAQGLDVKVVQKSLRHSSAKTTLDTYGHMWPDKEESARAAVSQVLGERLSLRTERLG; this is encoded by the coding sequence GTGATCTGGCTGAAGGGCTACGAGAATAACCGGCCGTCAACTGTTCGCCAGGCGAAGACTCATCTAGTGCGGATCAATGCGGCCTTTGGGAGTCGTGCGTTGAAAAGCGTTCGGCCGTCAGAGGTCAAGGCGTGGACGGCGAAGCTCAGTGATGAGGGCTTGGCTGATTCCACCATTTACGCGCTTCATTCACGGATGGGTCAGCTCTTCAGCGATGCCGTGCATGACGGACTCCTTCCCAAGTCGCCGCTGAGCCGCCGAACGGCGCCCAAAGCGGGGGAGCAGCGGCCCTACGTTGCCACCACAAAACAAGTCTGGGCATTGCATGACGCTATGCCGGACGGTCTACAGCCGGCAGTGTTGCTGGCGGCGTTTGCTGGCCTGCGTGTTGCTGAGGCAGTGGCGCTGAGAGTTTCGGACGTGGATTTCATGCGCGGGATTGTCGCGCCGGCCATCCAGTATCCGGGCGTGGAACTGAAGACCAAGGAGTCCAGGACGCCGATTCCGATTCCTCAGAATCTATGCCTTGAGCTGTCGGTAAATCACACACGCTGGGGGAGCGAAACGCTGGTCACTAACGCATGGGGCCGATCCATATCTCCTCACCGGCTGGAACACTATTTCAGGGAAGCGCGGGCAACGGTCAAGGATCTTCCAGAGGGGTTCCGGTTCCATGACCTGCGGCATTATTTCGCCTCACTTCTGATTGCCCAGGGCCTAGACGTGAAAGTTGTCCAGAAGAGCCTCAGGCACTCGTCAGCGAAGACGACTCTCGACACGTACGGGCATATGTGGCCGGATAAGGAAGAATCAGCGCGGGCTGCTGTGTCTCAAGTGCTGGGGGAGCGGCTGAGCTTGCGGACTGAGCGGCTCGGCTGA
- a CDS encoding helix-turn-helix domain-containing protein: MKNIEKRLGAVVKSLRQAAGMTQEKLAQLMTAEGHPTRQNTVAKLEGGLRPTPVAEFGALARIFNLTVPEFADAVFAGENNEASKRAMTDELRGLYASMDELRTNLGYLQDMMSEVRNALMEREMRAALLEAHLGTTEVDGKKYEPPRAAELDGFVKAMLASSRGAIDGKHSEEA; encoded by the coding sequence GTGAAGAACATCGAAAAGAGATTGGGCGCGGTCGTTAAGTCACTTCGACAAGCGGCGGGGATGACCCAAGAGAAGCTGGCTCAACTGATGACCGCCGAAGGTCATCCGACCCGGCAAAACACCGTGGCGAAGCTTGAGGGTGGATTGCGGCCGACACCGGTGGCTGAGTTCGGTGCGCTAGCCAGGATCTTCAACTTGACCGTCCCTGAGTTTGCGGACGCCGTCTTTGCGGGTGAAAACAATGAGGCATCGAAAAGGGCGATGACCGATGAGCTGCGCGGACTTTACGCAAGCATGGACGAGCTGCGGACGAACCTTGGGTATCTCCAGGACATGATGTCGGAGGTTAGGAACGCGCTGATGGAGCGCGAGATGCGGGCCGCCCTATTGGAAGCGCATCTAGGCACGACAGAAGTGGACGGAAAAAAGTACGAGCCCCCACGTGCGGCGGAACTGGATGGCTTCGTCAAGGCGATGCTTGCCTCATCGAGAGGTGCGATTGATGGCAAGCATTCAGAAGAGGCCTGA
- a CDS encoding helix-turn-helix transcriptional regulator: protein MALLIATLLTLGETAERLRKSEAQLRWMIHVGTAPRSAKIGGRRLFKASDVENYINAAFDDEASQ from the coding sequence ATGGCACTACTTATTGCAACGCTGCTCACGCTGGGGGAAACGGCCGAACGGCTGCGGAAGTCTGAGGCTCAACTGCGCTGGATGATCCATGTCGGCACAGCGCCGCGATCGGCAAAAATCGGCGGGAGAAGGCTCTTCAAGGCGTCCGATGTGGAGAACTATATCAACGCCGCATTCGACGATGAGGCATCCCAGTGA
- a CDS encoding replicative DNA helicase, with amino-acid sequence MSDRMPRQDVEAERAVIGAVMLDSRALDEISLRGDEFYRPQHEQLWDLILTESRAGRPLSPLALAQKLTSHPIQGLDPVYLHQCIEVAPVRSATAHYAGIVKGTSRLRRMADVGLRLQQLSGTAEWDASEAVLDEARAILDSTANEATGIKVRTFSAALEDAVNLWSSPKGRSYPTGWSELDYWFNGGWHPGQLTILGARPAVGKTLVAGCAAVAAAKYGAGFFSLEMKEHEVVGRMTAASEGIDIHKINSFNLGDPEWAKIANLTTKATEWPVYIEEASRITMAQIRATVRTWKRRGPVPLVIIDYLQLVAPADTREQRERQVARIAEDCKHLAKEFDTHVLALAQVNRGSTQRTDPRPTMSDLRESGGIEAHADNIILLHRNDEEMEGEIEFIIEKNRHGETGKIRLAWRPHFASVNSMASEPGDFRYGVA; translated from the coding sequence ATGAGCGATCGCATGCCACGGCAGGACGTGGAAGCCGAGCGGGCGGTGATCGGGGCAGTCATGCTGGACTCGCGAGCCTTGGACGAGATCAGCCTCCGCGGGGATGAGTTCTACCGGCCCCAGCATGAACAGCTCTGGGATCTGATCCTGACCGAGTCCCGGGCGGGGCGCCCGCTCTCACCACTGGCGTTGGCACAGAAGCTCACCAGCCACCCGATACAGGGCCTCGACCCGGTCTACCTGCACCAGTGCATAGAAGTAGCCCCCGTTCGCTCCGCCACGGCCCACTACGCCGGGATCGTGAAGGGCACATCGCGGCTCCGCAGAATGGCCGACGTCGGGCTCCGGCTCCAGCAGCTGTCCGGGACGGCGGAGTGGGACGCATCCGAAGCGGTACTCGACGAGGCCAGGGCCATCCTGGACAGCACGGCTAACGAGGCCACCGGGATCAAGGTCCGCACCTTCTCGGCTGCGCTGGAAGACGCCGTAAATCTATGGTCATCGCCCAAGGGCCGCTCATACCCGACGGGCTGGTCCGAGCTGGACTACTGGTTCAACGGCGGCTGGCACCCTGGGCAACTCACAATCCTGGGCGCCCGGCCCGCGGTAGGGAAGACCCTAGTGGCCGGCTGTGCCGCGGTCGCCGCGGCCAAGTACGGGGCCGGATTCTTCAGCCTCGAAATGAAAGAACACGAAGTGGTCGGGCGCATGACCGCCGCTTCGGAAGGCATCGACATTCACAAGATCAACTCATTCAACCTCGGCGACCCCGAATGGGCGAAGATTGCCAATCTGACCACGAAAGCAACCGAGTGGCCCGTCTACATCGAGGAAGCATCCCGCATCACCATGGCGCAGATCCGGGCGACAGTCCGAACATGGAAGCGCCGAGGACCGGTGCCCCTCGTGATCATTGACTACCTGCAGCTCGTTGCCCCGGCCGATACCCGGGAGCAGCGGGAACGGCAGGTCGCCCGGATCGCAGAGGACTGCAAGCACCTCGCGAAGGAGTTCGACACGCACGTATTGGCGCTCGCGCAGGTGAATCGTGGCTCCACCCAGCGGACAGACCCTCGCCCCACCATGTCGGACCTCCGGGAGTCCGGAGGCATCGAAGCGCACGCCGACAACATCATCCTCCTCCACCGAAACGACGAAGAGATGGAAGGTGAGATCGAGTTCATCATCGAGAAGAACCGGCACGGCGAAACCGGAAAGATCCGCCTCGCCTGGCGGCCACACTTCGCATCAGTGAACTCCATGGCTTCCGAACCAGGCGACTTCAGGTACGGCGTCGCATGA
- a CDS encoding DUF7341 domain-containing protein → MTEQQLNATVHRLTRDHRTSHTDCDTGKTSYPTEMALFTQLRQEITSSSRPSTGASSGPRSPVALGAVVLWDEIRETLATMHIAITGKDEPATSPESKLQKWAAWTQADTSGNETQKCLHRATAWAAAIDQLINPVRRIDISGSCPAEGCGVSHAWTWDEDEYVRNTALTASGSEARCGACGATWVGAELHTLALELWKVAA, encoded by the coding sequence ATGACAGAGCAGCAGCTCAACGCCACAGTCCACCGCCTCACCCGCGACCACCGGACCAGCCACACCGACTGCGACACGGGCAAAACCAGCTATCCCACAGAGATGGCGCTCTTCACGCAGCTGCGGCAGGAAATCACCTCCAGCAGCCGGCCGTCGACCGGTGCATCCTCGGGGCCTCGGAGCCCAGTGGCTCTGGGCGCCGTCGTGCTTTGGGATGAAATCCGGGAAACCCTCGCAACCATGCACATCGCCATCACCGGCAAAGATGAACCCGCAACGTCCCCGGAGTCCAAACTCCAGAAGTGGGCGGCGTGGACGCAGGCAGACACGAGCGGCAATGAAACCCAGAAGTGCCTGCACCGAGCCACGGCTTGGGCTGCCGCCATCGACCAGCTCATCAACCCAGTACGTCGAATCGACATCTCTGGATCGTGCCCGGCCGAGGGATGCGGCGTCTCGCACGCATGGACATGGGACGAGGATGAATACGTCCGCAATACCGCCCTCACAGCCAGCGGATCCGAAGCGCGTTGCGGCGCGTGTGGAGCCACATGGGTCGGCGCGGAACTGCACACACTGGCCCTCGAGCTCTGGAAGGTGGCGGCATGA
- a CDS encoding terminase has product MTNDFSINFPAGQTLGFLGADWIESHCSVPDGFDKGAPFIPSDWQLQIIANHYRVKRAARWVPERPVLAPAFQYRRSQVVAPQKTGKGPLAAAVTLLEAAGPVVFGGWAEGGEVYSCHAHGCDCDFSFEYEPGDAMGIPRNTSLIQLVATSEEQVDNVYRPLQAMVRGGALDSIMKTGEQFVRLPNNGKIEAVTSSAMSRLGNPINFANFDESGIYTVQNKMVRVAQTMRRGLAGMGGRSIEWTNPWDPSENSTAQQTSESKSTDIYRFYRKPPADLSYKNKEHRRRIHRYVYEGSPWVDLDAIEAEAAELMETDPAQAERFYGNRIVHGLGSWLKDGLWDAAYAGNVVAAES; this is encoded by the coding sequence ATGACGAATGATTTCAGCATCAACTTTCCGGCAGGGCAGACTCTAGGCTTCCTCGGTGCTGACTGGATCGAATCTCACTGCTCGGTTCCCGATGGTTTCGATAAGGGCGCCCCGTTCATCCCATCCGACTGGCAATTGCAGATCATCGCCAATCATTACCGGGTGAAGCGTGCGGCTAGGTGGGTTCCTGAGCGTCCCGTGCTGGCTCCTGCGTTCCAATACCGCCGCTCCCAGGTGGTTGCGCCGCAGAAGACGGGTAAGGGGCCTCTTGCGGCTGCCGTGACGTTGCTTGAAGCTGCGGGCCCTGTCGTTTTTGGCGGTTGGGCTGAGGGCGGCGAGGTCTATTCTTGCCATGCGCACGGTTGCGACTGTGATTTCTCTTTCGAGTATGAGCCCGGCGACGCGATGGGAATCCCCCGGAATACGTCGCTGATTCAGCTTGTGGCGACCTCTGAGGAGCAGGTGGACAACGTCTACCGGCCGTTGCAGGCAATGGTCCGCGGTGGTGCCCTGGATTCGATCATGAAGACGGGTGAGCAGTTCGTTCGGTTGCCAAATAACGGCAAGATCGAAGCTGTCACGTCGTCGGCCATGTCGCGCTTGGGTAACCCGATCAACTTTGCGAACTTTGACGAGTCCGGCATCTACACGGTGCAAAACAAGATGGTCCGTGTGGCTCAGACGATGCGCCGCGGTCTCGCCGGTATGGGTGGCCGCTCGATTGAGTGGACGAACCCTTGGGATCCGTCCGAGAACTCCACAGCACAACAGACTTCCGAGTCTAAATCGACTGACATCTACCGCTTCTATCGCAAGCCGCCGGCTGATCTGTCCTACAAGAACAAAGAGCACCGCCGTCGCATCCATAGGTACGTCTACGAGGGCTCACCTTGGGTCGATCTGGATGCTATCGAGGCTGAGGCTGCGGAGCTGATGGAGACGGACCCTGCGCAGGCTGAGCGGTTCTACGGCAACCGGATCGTGCATGGCCTTGGTTCCTGGCTGAAGGATGGTTTGTGGGATGCCGCTTATGCCGGAAATGTTGTGGCTGCCGAATCCTGA
- a CDS encoding terminase TerL endonuclease subunit, protein MPLMPEMLWLPNPEPGTPICLGFDGSENDDWTAIQAETIDGFSFTPRYGPDSRPTVWNPAEENGSIPRDQVHVAVDELFQRYKVERFYCDPHDWYSEIGEWSVKYGDNHVFEWPTNKVSRMYPEIKRFEIDLAQKRLRHDGCPIATTHAANAKKLGKFNQQYVLGKPANHQKIDAVMAKILAYTAAADARESGWDGIETDNRMFVFR, encoded by the coding sequence ATGCCGCTTATGCCGGAAATGTTGTGGCTGCCGAATCCTGAGCCCGGAACGCCGATCTGCCTTGGCTTCGACGGTTCCGAGAATGACGACTGGACCGCAATTCAGGCCGAGACTATCGACGGCTTCAGCTTCACACCGCGCTATGGCCCGGATTCGCGGCCGACTGTCTGGAATCCAGCGGAGGAAAACGGATCCATCCCACGCGATCAGGTCCACGTCGCCGTCGATGAACTCTTCCAGCGGTACAAGGTGGAGCGGTTCTATTGCGACCCTCACGACTGGTATTCGGAAATTGGCGAGTGGTCCGTCAAGTACGGCGACAATCACGTCTTCGAGTGGCCGACCAACAAGGTCTCCCGCATGTACCCCGAGATCAAGCGTTTCGAGATCGACCTCGCGCAGAAGCGTCTCCGTCATGATGGCTGCCCGATTGCAACCACTCACGCTGCGAACGCGAAGAAGCTCGGCAAGTTCAATCAGCAGTACGTCCTAGGTAAGCCCGCCAATCATCAGAAGATCGACGCTGTCATGGCGAAGATCCTCGCCTACACTGCCGCCGCGGACGCCCGCGAATCCGGCTGGGATGGCATCGAGACCGATAACCGCATGTTCGTGTTCCGTTAG
- a CDS encoding phage portal protein produces MAVSNEELGLVEVLRRQSDELSPKDDLNDKYYEGTQRLEHLGIAVPPELRRFETVLNWNRVTVDSVEQRLRLKEFVLPGDVSASKILREHWDANNLDSESGLLHKDTLIYGRGFVCVGSNADDAAHPLISVESPRELTVRVDPRTRRIEAALRLYGGTENDPEPNLATLYQPNSTVWLAKSAGKWDEYDRDNHNLGRVPIVMFINRRRAGKWDGVSEMRDVIPLVDAAARALTNMQVAAESIAIPKRWVVGMSKGDFVDGTGKPIPVWESYMGAIWANGNKDAKVGQFDGASLDNFWGTVNHLANDASSVTGLPTRYFGQTSVNPAAEGAIRADETRLIMNVEGKAAGLGDGWAWVQGIAERLRTGVWPAANQIKTEWFDAGTPTFSQKADALSKLYAAGNGVISREGVWDELQWSEARKARERDYFVNQSRLALTSLEKDVEEVV; encoded by the coding sequence ATGGCCGTCTCCAACGAAGAGCTGGGACTTGTTGAGGTGTTGCGCCGGCAGTCTGATGAACTCAGCCCCAAGGATGACCTGAACGACAAGTACTACGAGGGCACGCAGCGCCTTGAGCACCTTGGCATCGCCGTTCCGCCCGAGCTGCGCCGCTTTGAAACGGTCCTGAACTGGAACCGCGTAACGGTTGACTCCGTCGAGCAGCGCCTTCGCCTCAAGGAGTTCGTCCTTCCCGGCGACGTGAGCGCGTCGAAGATCCTCCGCGAGCACTGGGATGCAAACAACCTCGATTCAGAGTCGGGCCTACTGCATAAGGACACGCTGATTTACGGCCGTGGATTCGTGTGTGTCGGCTCCAACGCCGACGACGCAGCGCACCCGCTGATTAGCGTGGAATCGCCCCGCGAACTGACCGTCAGGGTTGACCCGCGTACCCGCCGCATCGAAGCCGCGCTGAGGCTCTACGGCGGCACCGAGAACGACCCGGAGCCGAACCTAGCGACCCTCTACCAGCCCAACTCCACCGTCTGGCTGGCGAAGTCCGCCGGCAAATGGGATGAGTATGACCGCGACAACCATAACTTGGGCCGCGTGCCTATCGTGATGTTCATCAACCGCCGTCGCGCCGGTAAATGGGATGGCGTGTCGGAGATGCGGGACGTTATCCCGCTGGTTGACGCAGCAGCGCGGGCCCTGACAAACATGCAGGTCGCCGCCGAGTCCATCGCTATTCCTAAGCGGTGGGTTGTGGGCATGTCCAAGGGCGATTTCGTGGACGGTACAGGCAAGCCGATTCCCGTCTGGGAGTCCTATATGGGCGCGATCTGGGCCAATGGGAACAAGGACGCCAAGGTCGGACAGTTCGACGGCGCGAGCCTGGATAACTTCTGGGGCACGGTCAACCACCTTGCCAACGACGCATCTTCGGTTACCGGCCTCCCTACTCGCTACTTTGGTCAGACTTCGGTGAACCCGGCGGCTGAGGGTGCGATCCGCGCCGATGAAACCCGCCTGATTATGAACGTCGAAGGCAAAGCGGCTGGGCTTGGCGATGGCTGGGCTTGGGTTCAGGGCATTGCTGAGCGGCTCCGCACTGGCGTCTGGCCCGCTGCCAACCAGATCAAAACTGAATGGTTCGACGCCGGCACCCCGACATTCTCACAGAAGGCTGATGCCCTGTCGAAGCTGTACGCGGCTGGCAATGGTGTCATCTCACGCGAAGGCGTCTGGGATGAGTTGCAGTGGTCCGAGGCCCGTAAGGCTCGTGAGCGCGACTACTTCGTGAATCAGTCCCGGCTAGCGCTGACTTCCTTGGAAAAGGACGTTGAAGAGGTGGTCTAA
- a CDS encoding phage major capsid protein has protein sequence MAITAATTTSDFSGFLNREQSAAIFERAARSSAVQQLAPQIQLGAAGQSIPVVTGKLTAGWVAEGAQKPASKGALALKNMDPKKLAVISVVSAEVVRANPGNYMNIVRNQVGDAFATAFDAAALHGTATPFSTFVAQTTKTIELGTTLQAAGGIHGDINAGLKLLVDDGKRLSGFALDDRFEPLLNGAVDAGGRPIYIDSPLVDNAAPFRQGRLLGRSAFIGEGVYNATGSVIGFGGDWSQTAWGAVGGISYKVSTEATVTINGELVSLFENNLVAILAEAEYGWLVNDTAAFVEYTNATP, from the coding sequence ATGGCGATCACCGCCGCAACAACCACGTCGGACTTTTCCGGCTTCCTCAACCGTGAGCAGTCCGCCGCGATCTTTGAACGCGCCGCACGCTCATCCGCTGTCCAGCAGCTCGCCCCGCAGATCCAGCTTGGCGCTGCCGGCCAGTCCATCCCCGTCGTTACCGGCAAACTGACCGCCGGCTGGGTCGCTGAAGGTGCGCAGAAGCCCGCCTCTAAGGGTGCGCTGGCACTGAAGAACATGGACCCTAAGAAGCTCGCCGTCATCTCGGTGGTTTCTGCTGAAGTGGTTCGTGCCAACCCGGGCAACTACATGAACATCGTCCGCAACCAGGTCGGCGACGCGTTCGCAACCGCGTTCGATGCCGCCGCACTTCACGGCACCGCAACCCCATTCTCGACCTTCGTGGCCCAGACCACGAAGACCATCGAGCTGGGCACCACCCTCCAGGCTGCCGGTGGCATCCACGGTGACATCAACGCCGGTCTGAAGCTTCTGGTTGACGACGGCAAGCGCCTTTCCGGCTTCGCCCTTGACGACCGCTTCGAGCCGCTCCTGAACGGCGCTGTTGACGCTGGCGGACGCCCGATCTACATCGACTCGCCGCTCGTGGACAACGCTGCACCGTTCCGTCAGGGCCGCCTTCTGGGCCGCTCGGCGTTCATCGGTGAGGGCGTCTACAACGCTACCGGCTCCGTCATCGGCTTCGGTGGCGACTGGTCACAGACCGCATGGGGCGCCGTAGGTGGCATCTCCTACAAGGTCTCCACTGAGGCAACCGTCACGATCAACGGCGAACTCGTTTCACTGTTCGAGAACAACCTCGTTGCCATCCTGGCTGAAGCAGAATACGGCTGGCTCGTCAACGACACGGCCGCATTCGTCGAGTACACGAACGCTACCCCGTAA
- a CDS encoding Gp19/Gp15/Gp42 family protein produces the protein MAYATVSDVEVRYGRTLTASEAAQVGAWINDLESEIDERIPNLLDLIVAGRPTAATVLRVIAAAVIRKLHNPEGLRTTTVAIDDYSTTKTADSSNSAGLLGLTDEEWSLLLPGSSGDAFTITPYGAP, from the coding sequence ATGGCTTACGCAACCGTAAGTGACGTTGAGGTCCGCTATGGCCGCACCCTCACCGCAAGTGAGGCGGCTCAGGTTGGCGCGTGGATTAATGACCTTGAGTCTGAGATCGACGAGCGGATCCCGAACCTGCTTGACCTGATCGTGGCAGGTCGCCCAACTGCCGCGACGGTCCTGCGCGTCATCGCCGCCGCTGTGATCCGCAAACTTCACAACCCTGAAGGTTTGCGGACTACGACGGTAGCGATTGACGACTACTCGACGACCAAGACTGCGGACTCGTCCAATAGCGCCGGGCTCTTGGGCCTGACGGATGAGGAGTGGAGCTTGCTGCTCCCCGGCTCATCCGGTGACGCGTTCACCATCACGCCTTACGGGGCGCCATGA
- a CDS encoding DUF6093 family protein: MSAADAVLAGRREAEALMVDTCRITSVGTPVTDPDTGNVTTPRTTVYEGKCKVQSKDSAVSSPEAGGATFTVVSRQVHIPANAAEILDGHEVEILTSLLNSFTVGKVYRVDGFTPDTYDTAYRIPVKEITS, encoded by the coding sequence ATGAGCGCGGCTGACGCGGTCCTTGCTGGCCGCCGTGAAGCCGAGGCCCTAATGGTGGACACGTGCCGCATAACCTCAGTCGGCACCCCAGTAACCGACCCTGACACGGGTAACGTAACCACGCCCCGCACAACGGTCTACGAGGGCAAGTGCAAGGTCCAGTCGAAGGACTCGGCAGTGTCATCCCCCGAGGCTGGCGGCGCGACGTTCACCGTCGTCTCCAGGCAGGTTCACATCCCGGCGAACGCTGCCGAGATCCTGGACGGGCACGAGGTTGAAATCCTCACGTCACTGCTGAATTCGTTCACGGTCGGCAAGGTCTATCGGGTGGATGGGTTCACGCCGGACACCTACGACACCGCGTACCGGATCCCCGTCAAGGAGATTACGTCATGA
- a CDS encoding phage tail tube protein — translation MAAKVLADGKTKFTIMTTKPVGWATKTVTVTEANAGLDLSLDVLSSDFTFAAVDSDKVAEKALGASGNANAIGASNYQLAFTLWRKFATAGGFDTAAETGWAALKVKGATLYAIARQMDKEATTPWVATDEIYLAAEFTTDTPQRTDGTGFIKYRIPTEVQTGYPFIAVAAGA, via the coding sequence ATGGCTGCAAAAGTCCTTGCTGACGGCAAGACCAAGTTCACTATCATGACCACGAAGCCCGTAGGTTGGGCGACCAAGACGGTGACGGTGACGGAGGCGAACGCCGGGCTTGACCTGTCATTGGATGTCCTGTCCAGCGACTTCACGTTCGCCGCCGTCGATTCTGACAAGGTTGCTGAGAAAGCACTGGGTGCGAGCGGAAACGCAAACGCTATCGGCGCGTCAAACTACCAGCTCGCTTTCACGCTCTGGCGGAAGTTCGCCACTGCCGGCGGCTTTGATACCGCGGCGGAAACTGGCTGGGCCGCTCTGAAGGTCAAGGGCGCAACCCTCTACGCCATCGCCCGACAGATGGACAAGGAAGCGACTACTCCTTGGGTTGCCACCGATGAAATCTACCTCGCCGCCGAGTTCACCACGGACACCCCGCAGCGCACGGACGGAACTGGCTTCATCAAGTACCGGATCCCGACCGAAGTGCAGACTGGCTACCCCTTCATTGCGGTTGCAGCCGGCGCCTAG